The Seriola aureovittata isolate HTS-2021-v1 ecotype China chromosome 2, ASM2101889v1, whole genome shotgun sequence genome has a segment encoding these proteins:
- the LOC130177358 gene encoding tubby-related protein 1-like has protein sequence MPLHNHMVKEAWTQDRIQEDEDCASSLQQQVQKPKKKKEEANGTAETKLNGTEAKPKKTKTKKSEDVSEEESAATQNGKKVKKKKPEKDKDEPEKEKVKEKEPKKKAKSAPKKKKGSGTDDDDDDEDDEDTAKKKTKKKTTKDSSPSATSGKEKKTKSKEDKDSDGKEKKSKSKEKDKKKEPASMFQINGEKDSKSKKKAAKSDSDDSEEETKSTKSKKKSTTGSASMFQTTGDKDKDKDKKTKKKGKAEESDDSDSEKEEKSKKKKGKGKKKKERSPSPEIEFDDLEKFVMDPAPQGTTIKCRVTRDQRGMDKSLYPLYYLHLDNEKKTFLLAGRKRKKSATSNYLISIDATDLSRGGENFVGKLRSNLMGTKFTVFDNALNPERALPDMSNARQELAGIIYETNVLGMKGPRRMMVIIPGMNKDNERVPLRPRNECDGLLIRHQNRRMENLIELHNKTPVWNEETASHVLNFNGRVTQASIKNFQIVHNKDLDYIVMQFGRIADDIFTLDFNYPLCAVQAFAIALSSFDGKIACE, from the exons AAGccgaaaaagaagaaagaggaggccAATGGCACAGCAGAAACCAAGCTTAATGGAACTGAAGCCAagcccaaaaaaacaaagaccaaGAAAAGTGAAGATGTTTCAGAAGAGGAAAGCGCAGCCACACAGA ATGGAAAGaaggtgaagaaaaagaaaccggAAAAAGATAAGGATGAACCAGAgaaggaaaaagtgaaagagaaagaaccAAAAAAGAAAGCCAAAAGTGctccaaaaaagaagaaag GTTCAGGCACagatgacgatgacgatgatgaagatgatgaagacacCGCCAAGAAGAAAACtaagaaaaagacaacaaaggACAGCTCTCCATCTGCAACTTCTggcaaagagaagaaaactaaATCTAAAG AAGACAAAGATtctgatggaaaagaaaaaaagtccaaGTCAAAGGAGAAGGATAAGAAGAAGGAGCCCGCTTCAATGTTCCAGATAAATGGAGAAAAAGACTCGAAAAGCAAGAAGAAAG CTGCCAAATCAGACAGCGACGACAGTGAAGAAGAGACAAAGTCGACCAAATCGAAGAAGAAATCCACCACTGGCTCTGCGTCCATGTTCCAAACAacaggagacaaagacaaagacaaagacaagaagacgaagaagaaag gaaAGGCAGAAGAGAGTGATGATTCCGACtctgaaaaagaggaaaaatctaAGAAGAAAAAGGgcaaagggaagaagaaaaag GAGAGATCTCCATCACCTGAGATTGAGTTTGACGACTTGGAGAAGTTTGTGATGGACCCGGCGCCGCAGGGCACGACCATCAAATGCAGGGTGACACGAGACCAGAGAGGGATGGATAAGAGCCTCTACCCTCTGTATTACCTTCATCTAGACAATGAGAAAAAG ACATTCCTGTTGgctgggaggaaaagaaagaaaagtgcaACTTCAAATTACCTCATCTCCATTGATGCCACAGATTTATCAAGAGGTGGAGAGAATTTTGTTGGAAAGCTAAG ATCAAATTTAATGGGGACAAAGTTCACAGTATTTGACAACGCTCTGAATCCAGAACGAGCTCTTCCAGACATGTCTAACGCACGGCAGGAATTAGCAGGGATCATCTAT GAAACAAATGTCTTAGGAATGAAAGGACCCAGAAGGATGATGGTCATCATCCCAGGAATGAACAAGGACAACGAGCGAGTACCACTCCGACCCAGAAAT GAATGTGACGGCTTGTTGATAAGACACCAGAATAGAAGGATGGAAAATCTGATCGAGCTTCACAACAAGACGCCAGTGTGGAACGAAGAAACAGCGTCTCATGTGCTCAACTTCAACGGCAGGGTCACCCAGGCCTCCATCAAGAACTTCCAGATAGTCCATAACAAAGACT TGGACTACATTGTGATGCAGTTTGGGCGGATAGCGGATGACATTTTCACACTGGACTTCAACTACCCGCTGTGTGCCGTGCAGGCCTTTGCCATTGCGCTCTCCAGCTTCGATGGCAAAATTGCCTGTGAATAA